Proteins from one Pleuronectes platessa chromosome 16, fPlePla1.1, whole genome shotgun sequence genomic window:
- the copz2 gene encoding coatomer subunit zeta-2 isoform X3 — protein MVCLLLLQEPTLYTVKAVFILDNDGNRLLSKYYDPELYPSMKEQRSFEKNIFNKTHKADNEIAFLEGMTIVYKGSIDLFFYVVGSAQENELMLMSVLNCLFDSLTHILRKNVERRCLLDNMEGVFLVVDEIIDGGVILESDPQQVLQKVNYRADENPLSEHSVAQVLQSAKEQIKWSILK, from the exons ATGGTCTGTCTTTTATTATTGCAGGAACCTACCCTCTACACAGTGAAAGCTGTTTTCATTCTTGACAATGATGGCAACAGACTTCTGTCAAAG TATTATGACCCTGAGCTCTACCCCTCCatgaaagagcagaggagcttCGAGAAGAACATTTTCAACAAGACACACAAAGCAGACA ATGAGATAGCTTTCCTGGAGGGGATGACCATTGTCTATAAAGGCAGTATAGACCTCTTCTTCTATGTGGTGGGAAGTGCTCAGGAGAATGAG CTGATGCTGATGTCAGTGCTGAACTGCCTGTTTGACTCCCTCACTCACATCCTCAG GAAAAATGTGGAGCGGAGATGTTTGCTTGATAACATGGAAGGAGTGTTCCTAGTTGTGGATGAAATTATTGATGGAGG GGTGATTCTAGAGAGTGACCCCCAACAGGTTCTACAGAAGGTCAACTACAGG GCGGATGAGAACCCATTATCTGAACACAGCGTTGCTCAG
- the copz2 gene encoding coatomer subunit zeta-2 isoform X4, giving the protein MESSSLEPTLYTVKAVFILDNDGNRLLSKYYDPELYPSMKEQRSFEKNIFNKTHKADNEIAFLEGMTIVYKGSIDLFFYVVGSAQENELMLMSVLNCLFDSLTHILRKNVERRCLLDNMEGVFLVVDEIIDGGVILESDPQQVLQKVNYRADENPLSEHSVAQVLQSAKEQIKWSILK; this is encoded by the exons ATGGAGTCCTCGTCTCTG GAACCTACCCTCTACACAGTGAAAGCTGTTTTCATTCTTGACAATGATGGCAACAGACTTCTGTCAAAG TATTATGACCCTGAGCTCTACCCCTCCatgaaagagcagaggagcttCGAGAAGAACATTTTCAACAAGACACACAAAGCAGACA ATGAGATAGCTTTCCTGGAGGGGATGACCATTGTCTATAAAGGCAGTATAGACCTCTTCTTCTATGTGGTGGGAAGTGCTCAGGAGAATGAG CTGATGCTGATGTCAGTGCTGAACTGCCTGTTTGACTCCCTCACTCACATCCTCAG GAAAAATGTGGAGCGGAGATGTTTGCTTGATAACATGGAAGGAGTGTTCCTAGTTGTGGATGAAATTATTGATGGAGG GGTGATTCTAGAGAGTGACCCCCAACAGGTTCTACAGAAGGTCAACTACAGG GCGGATGAGAACCCATTATCTGAACACAGCGTTGCTCAG